The proteins below are encoded in one region of Streptomyces roseirectus:
- a CDS encoding AfsR/SARP family transcriptional regulator, translated as MPVLPAARLTRQTLALLAAYPGQLVPTDVLAEEVAPQEAPGTGRLVVQTAVRELRELFAEALRGGRRRDELLSELPGGYRLETGTGTLDTSDFERYAGAGYRAMEAGDAERAARRLRQALALWSGEAFSGVQAGPRLQLRIDDLERSRRRAVDQWIEAELRAGRDRQLITELVAVIARLRLREPLYERLLEKLHPGNTSQNALTAYWQLRREHPTPAPVWA; from the coding sequence ATGCCCGTCCTGCCGGCCGCCCGGCTGACGAGGCAGACGCTGGCCCTGCTCGCCGCGTACCCCGGCCAACTCGTGCCCACCGACGTGCTCGCGGAGGAGGTCGCCCCCCAAGAAGCCCCGGGCACCGGCAGGTTGGTCGTCCAGACCGCCGTCCGAGAACTGCGCGAACTCTTCGCGGAAGCGCTGCGCGGCGGCCGGCGCCGGGACGAGCTGCTGTCCGAACTCCCCGGCGGCTACCGGCTGGAGACGGGTACGGGCACTCTCGACACCTCGGACTTCGAACGGTACGCGGGCGCCGGCTACCGGGCGATGGAGGCCGGCGACGCGGAGCGCGCGGCGCGCCGGCTGCGGCAGGCCCTCGCCCTGTGGTCCGGCGAGGCGTTCTCCGGCGTCCAGGCGGGCCCCCGCCTCCAGTTGCGGATCGACGACCTCGAACGCTCGCGCCGGCGCGCCGTCGACCAGTGGATCGAGGCCGAGCTGCGGGCCGGCCGCGACCGCCAGCTCATCACCGAACTCGTCGCCGTCATCGCCCGGTTGAGGCTGCGCGAGCCCCTGTACGAGCGCCTGCTCGAAAAGCTCCACCCCGGCAACACCTCCCAGAACGCCCTCACCGCGTACTGGCAACTACGCCGCGAACACCCCACGCCGGCCCCGGTGTGGGCCTGA
- a CDS encoding TetR/AcrR family transcriptional regulator has product MRQERAARTRRTLVDAAAGVFDRHGYEGTSLTRIAQAADTSLGALTFHFASKESLARTVGEQGLVTTRDAVAALPAHPGASVEWLASLTLALTGLLDREPVVRAAARLTRELLWTPPNWYSVWQPALRARLDTARPDELPPGADPATLTALASHLITGSESCARHRAYHPDASEQECPGTSEDVPRILRLVLDPTPLPETAHPTGLVPRQPRR; this is encoded by the coding sequence ATGAGGCAGGAGAGGGCCGCTCGGACGCGGCGGACTCTGGTGGACGCGGCGGCCGGGGTCTTCGACCGGCACGGATACGAGGGCACCTCGCTGACCCGCATCGCCCAGGCCGCGGACACCTCGCTCGGCGCGCTCACCTTCCACTTCGCCTCCAAGGAGAGCCTGGCCCGCACGGTCGGGGAACAGGGGCTCGTCACGACCCGGGACGCCGTCGCCGCGCTCCCCGCGCACCCCGGGGCCTCGGTGGAATGGCTCGCGTCCCTCACGCTCGCCCTCACCGGACTCCTCGACCGCGAGCCGGTCGTCCGCGCCGCCGCCCGCCTCACCCGTGAACTCCTCTGGACGCCGCCCAACTGGTACTCCGTCTGGCAGCCGGCCCTCCGCGCCCGCCTCGACACCGCCCGCCCCGACGAACTCCCGCCCGGCGCCGACCCCGCCACGCTCACCGCCCTCGCCTCCCACCTCATCACCGGCTCCGAATCCTGCGCCCGCCACCGCGCCTACCACCCCGACGCCTCCGAACAGGAATGCCCCGGCACCTCCGAGGACGTCCCCCGAATCCTCCGCCTGGTCCTGGACCCCACCCCCCTCCCCGAGACCGCGCACCCCACGGGGTTGGTACCCCGGCAGCCGCGCCGCTGA
- a CDS encoding ScbR family autoregulator-binding transcription factor: protein MTTRTLKQRRAELTRSALIRAAAEMFGQVGFERATVKAIAERAGLTLGAVYFHFRDKEHLAREIVVSQPQFVGAAQSSEGLQHAVDLTLSWARRMLSDPLLRAGARLVMDQENFVVPEQSSHRQWADVLLQHLHAARLRHELRPDVDPSELARVLVNACTGAQIHSRIESDYQDLPDRVTAIWRCLLPGVAQPDAAARVNFETNGGTGGNGGTGGTASPGPGSVSGQTPISEQGSSPGTGTGTGTGTGTGTGTGTGTGTGTGTGTGTGTGTGIGSAPGTGPVPGTGVLPTPRLTTKPTQASAPGPAPERP, encoded by the coding sequence ATGACGACACGGACGCTGAAGCAGCGGCGGGCCGAGCTGACGCGCTCCGCGCTGATACGTGCGGCGGCGGAGATGTTCGGGCAGGTCGGGTTCGAGCGGGCCACGGTCAAGGCGATCGCCGAGCGGGCCGGGCTGACGCTGGGGGCCGTGTACTTCCACTTCCGGGACAAGGAGCATCTGGCGCGCGAGATCGTCGTCTCCCAGCCGCAGTTCGTGGGGGCGGCCCAGTCCTCCGAGGGGTTGCAGCACGCCGTCGACCTCACCCTCTCCTGGGCCCGCCGCATGCTCTCCGACCCGCTCCTCCGAGCGGGCGCGCGCCTCGTCATGGACCAGGAGAACTTCGTCGTCCCCGAACAGAGCTCCCACCGTCAGTGGGCCGACGTCCTCCTCCAACACCTCCACGCGGCCCGCCTCCGCCACGAACTCCGCCCCGACGTCGACCCCTCCGAACTCGCCCGCGTCCTCGTCAACGCCTGCACCGGCGCCCAGATCCACTCCCGCATCGAATCCGACTACCAAGACCTCCCCGACCGAGTAACCGCGATCTGGCGCTGCCTCCTCCCCGGCGTGGCCCAACCGGACGCCGCGGCCCGGGTGAACTTCGAAACGAACGGGGGGACCGGGGGCAACGGGGGGACCGGCGGGACCGCGAGCCCGGGACCGGGGTCGGTATCAGGACAGACGCCGATATCCGAACAGGGATCATCACCGGGGACGGGGACGGGGACGGGGACGGGGACGGGGACGGGGACGGGGACGGGGACGGGGACGGGGACGGGGACGGGGACGGGGACGGGGACGGGGACGGGGACGGGGATCGGCTCGGCCCCGGGGACTGGGCCGGTACCGGGGACCGGCGTGCTACCGACGCCGAGGCTGACGACCAAGCCGACGCAAGCCTCCGCACCGGGACCGGCACCGGAACGGCCCTGA